A region of Micropterus dolomieu isolate WLL.071019.BEF.003 ecotype Adirondacks linkage group LG01, ASM2129224v1, whole genome shotgun sequence DNA encodes the following proteins:
- the nell3 gene encoding uncharacterized protein nell3 codes for MVLVTPVLLLLSWMSLQAVAEICRGAHCYGAETVDPRPCTGAHCPGSRSSRPPRQFNPTTQGRAAQIVASQHHAYPSSPRAASESYPAAQPLRGRHGDIGGGGARIRAPELLLAGCTDADCAALVKPFQPTNDTRDCRGIECRLPLRIRPKARAKSCVGEGCLAGSEDSASQPSPVHLSDRAAQFLGDFPELGYPSPELGSAPLGVQLTCDIKPGENEVPSEDALILHLQLAKGQEKLVEALRAQQVVIRDLQQKLADQQEALLSQQREILEQQRRMYEQMDVVKAQYGLLSDTVKQVSFQGLQGELQSYFENHLAGLQSQARSHLQKSYAVHKMNIDSKAMDVVGEAHFPQPLLGCPSPCGQEEFCDFQRDPPQCQKCTMCPPGFFLISQCSPTADRMCQDRDECLELPSICGERVKCLNTPGGFRCLGVPEREAVMGLCGHDYFYNQELQECQACSDCDGEPLAVSCTTISDSVCGQPSESRLSQSWGAKVAVPSARASGTHIFPGLQLNIRGKESTDLLSNEAGQLTFLQHGLVWLDHNFAIKHSCRNFLQVGMRLNSSQEEEGQDLSGVRIEQPDGKYFQGVTVSSGVEVEPNHTFTLLLKSPNQHCNQSKDLHVYDITTPSFSLLWLSHDTGAVAMTAQMSLLTHYQTNYRPTFRVTSVSDPYMIILTHDNRGVRFTESGVVKFVLQQALYSMGHTCIREGFSLIAYTNHNGSGQEAMQTFKTGVNYRDTSITLSGAVSVDSGDTLSFEITSPSQCNIRYFGDSTGISMLSLIWIPSAVSSTLTATVSRTGLPFGAVRNKPLLFQQISPDTMQVHLARSGEPNSRKNFIFHEKGTANIALNLKLIHSCNIVKLTLQRVMVQGGQAGPVAQQVSGYMPEGSEWASIGLRASFQVHNGTAIYVTLDCIRGRVNQITHEGGTNISILWVSV; via the exons ATGGTTTTAGTAACaccagtgctgctgctgctgtcttggATGTCACTGCAAGCTGTCGCAGAGATTTGCCGGGGTGCGCACTGCTACGGCGCGGAAACCGTCGATCCAAGACCGTGCACAGGAGCGCACTGTCCGGGGAGCAGATCCTCCAGACCGCCGCGGCAGTTCAACCCGACAACGCAGGGGAGAGCGGCGCAGATCGTCGCCAGCCAGCACCATGCATATCCGAGCTCTCCAAGAGCAGCATCGGAATCCTATCCGGCTGCCCAGCCACTTCGCGGGCGGCACGGTGACATCGGCGGCGGCGGCGCACGCATAAGAGCGCCTGAACTTTTACTTGCAGGGTGCACGGATGCGGACTGCGCCGCTCTTGTGAAACCATTTCAGCCCACTAATGACACCCGAGACTGTAGAGGCATCGAGTGCAGGCTGCCACTGAGGATACGGCCCAAAGCGCGAGCAAAGTCTTGTGTGGGAGAGGGATGTCTGGCCGGTTCTGAGGACAGCGCCAGCCAGCCTTCTCCTGTCCATCTGTCCGACAGAGCCGCACAGTTTCTGGGAGATTTTCCGGAGCTTGGATATCCGTCGCCGGAACTTGGCAGCGCGCCTTTGGGTGTCCAGCTCACATGTGACATCAAGCCAG GGGAGAATGAAGTTCCCTCAGAAGATGCCCTCATCTTGCACCTCCAGCTGGCCAAGGGGCAGGAGAAGCTGGTGGAGGCCCTGCGAGCCCAGCAGGTGGTCATCAGAGACCTGCAGCAGAAGCTCGCCGACCAACAGGAGGCTCTACTTTCCCAGCAGAGGGAGATCCTGGAGCAGCAGCGGCGCATGTACGAGCAGATGGATGTGGTGAAGGCCCAGTACGGTCTCCTCTCAGACACCGTCAAACAGGTTTCCTTCCAGGGCCTGCAGGGTGAGCTGCAGAGCTACTTTGAGAACCACCTGGCAGGTCTGCAGAGCCAGGCCCGCAGCCACCTGCAGAAGTCCTACGCTGTCCACAAAATGAACATAGACTCCAAGGCGATGGATGTAGTTGGAGAGGCTCATTTTCCCCAGCCTCTACTGGGATGCCCTTCACCCTGTGGGCAGGAGGAGTTCTGTGATTTTCAGAGGGACCCACCGCAGTGTCAGAAGTGCACCATGTGTCCACCGGGTTTCTTTCTGATCTCACAGTGTTCTCCTACTGCAGACAGGATGTGCCAG GACAGAGATGAATGCCTTGAATTACCAAGCATTTGTGGAGAGCGAGTGAAATGCCTTAATACTCCCG GGGGTTTCAGGTGTCTGGGCGTTCCTGAGAGGGAAGCAGTGATGGGCTTGTGCGGTCATGACTACTTCTATAACCAGGAGCTGCAGGAGTGCCAGGCCTGCTCTGACTGTGATGGAGAGCCTCTTGCTGTTTCATGCACAACTATCAGTGACTCTGTCTGCGGCCAGCCTTCAGAGAGCCGACTCTCCCAGTCTTGGGGGGCCAAAGTGGCAGTTCCCTCTGCCCGGGCCTCTGGCACTCACATCTTCCCCGGACTTCAACTAAACATCAGAGGCAAAGAGAGCACTGATCTGTTGTCCAACGAGGCAGGGCAGTTGACATTCCTGCAGCATGGCCTGGTGTGGTTGGATCATAACTTTGCGATTAAGCACAGCTGCAGGAACTTCCTTCAGGTGGGAATGAGGCTCAATAGcagccaggaggaggagggtcaGGACCTCAGTGGTGTTCGCATCGAACAGCCGGATGGGAAGTACTTTCAGGGTGTCACCGTCAGCAGCGGAGTCGAGGTGGAGCCTAACCACACcttcactctgctgctgaagaGTCCGAATCAACACTGCAACCAGAGCAAGGATCTTCACGTCTATGATATCACTACTCCCTCTTTCAGCCTGCTGTGGTTGTCGCATGATACCGGGGCCGTAGCTATGACAGCTCAGATGTCCCTGTTGACCCACTACCAGACCAACTATCGCCCAACTTTCCGCGTGACCTCAGTGTCTGACCCGTATATGATAATTCTAACCCATGACAACCGCGGTGTGCGCTTCACGGAAAGCGGTGTTGTGAAGTTCGTCCTCCAACAGGCGCTTTACTCTATGGGCCACACCTGCATTCGAGAGGGTTTCTCACTGATCGCCTACACTAACCACAATGGGAGTGGCCAGGAGGCGATGCAAACCTTCAAGACGGGCGTCAACTACAGGGACACCTCCATCACCCTCTCTGGTGCTGTGAGCGTTGACAGCGGGGACACGCTTAGCTTTGAGATCACATCTCCGTCCCAGTGCAACATCCGCTACTTTGGGGACAGCACAGGGATCAGTATGCTGAGCCTTATCTGGATTCCTTCAGCAGTGTCGTCAACTCTGACTGCTACTGTGTCCAGGACTGGTCTGCCCTTTGGTGCAGTCAGGAATAAGCCTCTATTATTCCAGCAGATCAGTCCGGACACGATGCAGGTTCATTTGGCCCGCTCAGGGGAGCCGAACAGCCGGAAGAACTTCATATTCCATGAGAAAGGGACAGCAAACATAGCCCTTAACCTGAAGCTGATACACTCTTGCAATATTGTAAAACTCACATTGCAGCGGGTGATGGTTCAGGGCGGGCAGGCGGGTCCTGTTGCTCAGCAGGTTTCTGGATATATGCCTGAAGGGAGTGAGTGGGCCAGTATTGGGCTGAGGGCCTCATTTCAGGTCCATAATGGTACAGCTATCTATGTTACTCTGGACTGTATCCGTGGACGAGTTAACCAGATTACACATGAGGGCGGCACTAACATTTCAATCCTCTGGGTTTCAGTGTGA